A DNA window from Castanea sativa cultivar Marrone di Chiusa Pesio chromosome 7, ASM4071231v1 contains the following coding sequences:
- the LOC142642787 gene encoding L-type lectin-domain containing receptor kinase IX.1-like has translation MVFQALKLRIIYLLISIFLLLINPCATRIFFNYTDFSQTINNKPIIRTGNATISGSVIQLTPDEVDNWGRAIYSEQMHLWDEKSEKVASFTSNFSFIINSQGKDRYSDGITFFLSTPNYPVPSPTDGAGLGLLSRNQMNDATFLAANKFVAVEFDTFPNEEFDPLNSVREHVGININNLKSQISTPWYCTIKENRTYSARINYDSSTQNLSVTFTGFNYDNTIIQQHLSLVINLTDHLPESVEFGFSASTGLISELHILSTWSFESPSPSTIQQSPAPSVEKSKDEPKTKLVVGLSLGASILSIGLVLVCFLYRKKCREGKGEKEEELGFVLSMDNEFERGTGPKKFSYNELVSATSNFAEENKLGQGGFGGVYKGYLRVINSYVAIKRVSRGSAQGIKEYISEVRSISRLKHRNLVQLIGWCHEKNDLLLIYEFMSNGSLDLHLFKGKSLLTWVERYNIARGLASVLRYLHEEWEQCVLHRDIKSSNILLDSNLNAKLGDFGLARLVDHVKGSQTTMLAGTMGYLAPECIMSGRASKETDVYSFGVVALEIACGRKPVEPNAKQDEIIMLEWVWELYGARNLLKAADPRLGGDFDEQQMERLMVVGLWCAHPDYNARPSIRKAIHVLDFEVTLPILEPKLPVPTFLTPPIIASTSSISKSENHYD, from the coding sequence ATGGTTTTCCAGGCACTGAAGCTCCGTATCATCTACTTGTTAATAAGCATTTTCCTCTTGCTCATAAACCCTTGTGCAACTCGGATATTCTTCAACTACACCGATTTCAGTCAAACAATCAACAACAAACCTATAATCCGAACAGGAAACGCTACGATATCAGGTTCAGTGATCCAACTCACGCCAGATGAAGTGGACAACTGGGGTCGAGCCATATATTCAGAGCAGATGCATCTTTGGGACGAGAAATCAGAAAAAGTGGCCAGCTTCACTTCCAACTTCTCCTTCATCATCAATTCTCAAGGTAAAGACAGATATTCAGATGGGATCACGTTCTTCCTCTCAACCCCAAATTACCCTGTTCCTAGCCCAACAGATGGCGCCGGCCTCGGTCTTCTGAGCCGCAATCAAATGAATGACGCCACTTTCCTGGCTGCAAATAAATTTGTTGCAGTGGAGTTTGATACATTTccaaatgaagaatttgatcCACTGAATTCAGTTCGTGAACACGTTGGTATCAATATCAACAACTTGAAGTCTCAGATCTCCACACCATGGTATTGTACTATTAAGGAGAATAGAACATATAGTGCACGTATCAATTACGATTCTAGTACACAAAATTTAAGCGTTACCTTCACTGGTTTCAATTATGATAACACCATTATTCAACAGCACCTTTCTTTAGTAATTAATTTGACAGATCATTTACCAGAATCGGTTGAATTTGGGTTCTCAGCTTCGACAGGATTGATTTCTGAGTTGCATATTCTTTCCACTTGGTCTTTTGAATCGCCATCACCTTCTACGATTCAGCAATCGCCAGCACCTTCTGTGGAGAAGAGTAAGGATGAGCCAAAGACAAAATTGGTGGTGGGCCTGAGTTTAGGTGCAAGCATTTTAAGTATTGGTTTGGTGTTGGTTTGCTTTTTGTATAGGAAAAAGTGTCGTGAAgggaaaggagaaaaagaagaggagcTTGGCTTTGTTCTTTCAATGGATAATGAATTCGAACGAGGTACTGGACCAAAGAAGTTTTCTTACAACGAATTAGTTTCTGCAACGAGCAACTTTGCAGAGGAAAATAAGCTTGGACAAGGAGGGTTTGGTGGGGTTTATAAAGGATATTTAAGGGTCATTAATTCCTATGTTGCTATTAAGAGAGTTTCAAGGGGATCTGCACAAGGGATAAAGGAGTATATATCTGAGGTGAGGAGTATTAGTCGACTCAAGCATAGAAATTTGGTGCAATTAATTGGTTGGTGCCATGAGAAAAATGATCTTCTTCTAATTTATGAGTTCATGTCAAATGGCAGCTTAGATTTGCATCTTTTCAAAGGTAAAAGCTTGTTAACATGGGTGGAAAGGTATAATATTGCGCGAGGCCTAGCATCAGTACTGCGATACTTACATGAAGAATGGGAACAATGCGTGTTGCATAGGGATATTAAGTCAAGCAACATCTTGttggattcaaatttaaatgcaaAGCTTGGGGATTTTGGCTTAGCTAGACTCGTGGACCATGTAAAAGGATCACAAACCACAATGTTGGCTGGGACCATGGGTTATTTGGCGCCTGAATGTATTATGTCGGGCAGGGCCAGCAAGGAGACAGATGTATATAGTTTTGGGGTTGTAGCTTTGGAGATAGCTTGTGGAAGAAAACCAGTTGAACCCAATGCAAAACAAGATGAAATTATTATGTTAGAGTGGGTTTGGGAGCTTTATGGAGCAAGGAATCTTCTTAAGGCAGCTGACCCTAGATTGGGTGGAGATTTTGATGAGCAGCAAATGGAACGGTTGATGGTTGTTGGACTTTGGTGTGCTCATCCAGATTACAATGCCAGACCGTCAATAAGAAAAGCCATTCATGTGCTTGATTTTGAAGTTACATTACCCATTCTCGAACCAAAGTTGCCTGTGCCAACCTTTCTTACCCCTCCAATTATTGCATCAACATCTTCAATTAGTAAATCAGAAAACCACTACGATTAG
- the LOC142642493 gene encoding pathogenesis-related protein 1-like, with protein MFIYHQKKPNMMMFKISLAIICVIGLATVHVSLAQNSPQDYLNAHNAARAQVGVGPMRWDAKVASYAQNYVEKLKGSCKLVHSGGPYGENLAWGSRDLSGTAAVNMWVAEKPKYDYNSNSCVGGECRHYTQVVWSNSVRLGCAKVRCNNGGTIISCNYDPPGNYVNQRPYLRVIQEVPGIYNA; from the coding sequence ATGTTCATTTATCATCAAAAGAAACCAAACATGATGATGTTTAAGATTTCACTAGCAATTATTTGTGTCATTGGCTTAGCCACGGTCCATGTCTCCCTTGCCCAAAACTCACCACAAGACTACCTCAATGCTCACAACGCAGCTCGTGCACAAGTTGGTGTTGGGCCCATGAGATGGGATGCAAAAGTAGCTTCTTATGCCCAAAACTACGTTGAGAAACTTAAAGGTAGCTGCAAACTTGTGCATTCAGGAGGACCTTACGGTGAGAACCTAGCATGGGGTAGCCGTGACCTTTCGGGCACAGCCGCTGTGAACATGTGGGTAGCAGAGAAGCCCAAGTATGACTACAATTCTAACTCATGTGTTGGTGGTGAGTGCCGCCACTATACACAGGTTGTTTGGAGCAACTCAGTGCGTTTGGGGTGTGCCAAAGTTCGATGCAACAATGGTGGCACCATTATCAGTTGCAACTATGACCCCCCAGGCAACTATGTCAATCAGCGTCCCTATCTAAGAGTTATTCAAGAAGTTCCAGGCATATATAATGcttag
- the LOC142642579 gene encoding pathogenesis-related protein 1-like, with translation MKMSNFSQAIGCVLFLAIVHLSCAQNSPADYVNAHNAARAQVGVGAITWDANLATFAQNYANQHKGDCRLVHSGGPYGENLAGSTGDLTGTAAVNLWVAEKSKYDYNSNSCVGGVCGHYTQVVWRNSVRLGCAKVRCNNGGTFIGCNYDPRGNFVGQRPY, from the coding sequence ATGAAGATGAGTAACTTTTCACAAGCCATTGGCTGTGTCTTGTTCTTAGCCATAGTCCATCTCTCCTGCGCCCAAAACTCACCTGCAGACTACGTGAATGCTCACAACGCAGCCCGTGCGCAAGTGGGTGTTGGAGCTATAACATGGGACGCAAACTTAGCGACTTTTGCACAGAACTATGCCAATCAACATAAGGGTGATTGCAGACTTGTGCACTCGGGTGGTCCTTATGGTGAAAACCTTGCAGGTAGCACTGGTGACCTCACTGGCACCGCTGCAGTGAACCTTTGGGTAGCAGAAAAGTCGAAGTATGACTACAATTCTAACTCTTGTGTTGGTGGGGTATGTGGCCACTACACTCAGGTGGTTTGGCGCAACTCAGTTCGTCTAGGTTGCGCCAAAGTGCGATGCAACAATGGAGGCACATTCATCGGTTGCAACTATGATCCCCGTGGCAACTTTGTCGGGCAGCGGCCTTACTAG